A DNA window from Ipomoea triloba cultivar NCNSP0323 chromosome 10, ASM357664v1 contains the following coding sequences:
- the LOC116031767 gene encoding uncharacterized protein At1g10890 isoform X2 — MGRDRDRDISRSPAYRRRYSPSLSPVGHRSSRRSRRERIRSPYSHSRKRSRSLSSRRHKSRSLTPRRHRSRSPTSRRHRRQRSKSTSLSPIGKSLISSTGSRERKDDSEMLRKQEEEKKRRQQEAELKLVEEETARRVEEAIMKKVEEKLKSAYIKLEIDKRLAEGRKKLIIEVAAQLEKEKEAALIRAKQKEEQAKKEKEELDKMLEENRMKVEEAQRKVALEQQSKEEERYKELVELQRQKEEAMRRKKQEEEEERAKQMKLLGKNKSRPKLSFALGLK; from the exons ATGGGAAGGGATAGAGATAGGGATATATCGAGGTCGCCGGCGTATAGAAGGAGGTATTCGCCGTCGCTTTCACCGGTGGGGCACAGGTCTAGCCGCCGAAGCCGGAGAGAAAGAATTCGATCTCCTTATTCGCATAGCAG AAAAAGAAGCCGTTCATTGTCCTCAAGACGCCACAAAAGTCGTTCTTTAACTCCAAGGCGACATCGAAGCCGCTCTCCAACTTCAAGGCGTCATAGGAGACAAAGAAGTAAGAGTACATCATTGTCTCCTATTGGTAAATCGTTGATATCAAGTACGGGATCAAGAGAGCGGAAGGATGATAGTGAAATGCTAAGAAAACAGGAAGAGGAAAAGAAAAG GCGTCAACAGGAAGCAGAATTAAAATTAGTAGAAGAAGAAACGGCAAGAAGAGTGGAAGAGGCGATTATGAAAAAAGTTGAAGAGAAATTGAAGTCTGCCTACATCAAGCTTGAAATTGACAAGCGACTTGCAGAAG GTCGAAAGAAGCTTATCATCGAGGTTGCAGCTCAGCTCGAAAAGGAGAAGGAAGCTGCTCTCATCCGGGCAAAACAAAAGGAG gAACAAGCTaagaaggagaaagaagagTTGGATAAGATGCTCGAAGAGAATAGGATGAAGGTCGAAGAAGCACAGAGAAAGGTAGCTCTGGAACAGCAGAGCAAAGAGGAAGAACGATACAAGGAATTGGTGGAGCTCCAACGACAGAAAGAGGAGGCAATGCGAAGGAAGAAgcaagaagaggaggaagaacgAGCCAAACAAATGAAACTGTTGGGCAAGAACAAATCTCGACCAAAACTGTCCTTCGCTTTAGGGTTGAAATGA
- the LOC116031767 gene encoding uncharacterized protein At1g10890 isoform X1, translated as MSADGSVPNDKRCSSLFILCNPEGNRICCCIGLCWSCWMRWGLCECEFCSHWSSLFLLLKWHVFLYRKRSRSLSSRRHKSRSLTPRRHRSRSPTSRRHRRQRSKSTSLSPIGKSLISSTGSRERKDDSEMLRKQEEEKKRRQQEAELKLVEEETARRVEEAIMKKVEEKLKSAYIKLEIDKRLAEGRKKLIIEVAAQLEKEKEAALIRAKQKEEQAKKEKEELDKMLEENRMKVEEAQRKVALEQQSKEEERYKELVELQRQKEEAMRRKKQEEEEERAKQMKLLGKNKSRPKLSFALGLK; from the exons ATGAGTGCCGATGGTTCAGTTCCAAATGATAAAAGATGCAGCTCACTGTTTATTCTTTGCAATCCAGAAGGTAACCGTATTTGCTGTTGTATTGGATTGTGCTGGTCCTGCTGGATGAGATGGGGTTTGTGTGAATGTGAATTTTGTAGCCATTGGTCttcattgtttttgttgctcaaatggcatgtctTTTTATACAGAAAAAGAAGCCGTTCATTGTCCTCAAGACGCCACAAAAGTCGTTCTTTAACTCCAAGGCGACATCGAAGCCGCTCTCCAACTTCAAGGCGTCATAGGAGACAAAGAAGTAAGAGTACATCATTGTCTCCTATTGGTAAATCGTTGATATCAAGTACGGGATCAAGAGAGCGGAAGGATGATAGTGAAATGCTAAGAAAACAGGAAGAGGAAAAGAAAAG GCGTCAACAGGAAGCAGAATTAAAATTAGTAGAAGAAGAAACGGCAAGAAGAGTGGAAGAGGCGATTATGAAAAAAGTTGAAGAGAAATTGAAGTCTGCCTACATCAAGCTTGAAATTGACAAGCGACTTGCAGAAG GTCGAAAGAAGCTTATCATCGAGGTTGCAGCTCAGCTCGAAAAGGAGAAGGAAGCTGCTCTCATCCGGGCAAAACAAAAGGAG gAACAAGCTaagaaggagaaagaagagTTGGATAAGATGCTCGAAGAGAATAGGATGAAGGTCGAAGAAGCACAGAGAAAGGTAGCTCTGGAACAGCAGAGCAAAGAGGAAGAACGATACAAGGAATTGGTGGAGCTCCAACGACAGAAAGAGGAGGCAATGCGAAGGAAGAAgcaagaagaggaggaagaacgAGCCAAACAAATGAAACTGTTGGGCAAGAACAAATCTCGACCAAAACTGTCCTTCGCTTTAGGGTTGAAATGA
- the LOC116031767 gene encoding uncharacterized protein At1g10890 isoform X3, producing the protein MGKRSRSLSSRRHKSRSLTPRRHRSRSPTSRRHRRQRSKSTSLSPIGKSLISSTGSRERKDDSEMLRKQEEEKKRRQQEAELKLVEEETARRVEEAIMKKVEEKLKSAYIKLEIDKRLAEGRKKLIIEVAAQLEKEKEAALIRAKQKEEQAKKEKEELDKMLEENRMKVEEAQRKVALEQQSKEEERYKELVELQRQKEEAMRRKKQEEEEERAKQMKLLGKNKSRPKLSFALGLK; encoded by the exons ATGGG AAAAAGAAGCCGTTCATTGTCCTCAAGACGCCACAAAAGTCGTTCTTTAACTCCAAGGCGACATCGAAGCCGCTCTCCAACTTCAAGGCGTCATAGGAGACAAAGAAGTAAGAGTACATCATTGTCTCCTATTGGTAAATCGTTGATATCAAGTACGGGATCAAGAGAGCGGAAGGATGATAGTGAAATGCTAAGAAAACAGGAAGAGGAAAAGAAAAG GCGTCAACAGGAAGCAGAATTAAAATTAGTAGAAGAAGAAACGGCAAGAAGAGTGGAAGAGGCGATTATGAAAAAAGTTGAAGAGAAATTGAAGTCTGCCTACATCAAGCTTGAAATTGACAAGCGACTTGCAGAAG GTCGAAAGAAGCTTATCATCGAGGTTGCAGCTCAGCTCGAAAAGGAGAAGGAAGCTGCTCTCATCCGGGCAAAACAAAAGGAG gAACAAGCTaagaaggagaaagaagagTTGGATAAGATGCTCGAAGAGAATAGGATGAAGGTCGAAGAAGCACAGAGAAAGGTAGCTCTGGAACAGCAGAGCAAAGAGGAAGAACGATACAAGGAATTGGTGGAGCTCCAACGACAGAAAGAGGAGGCAATGCGAAGGAAGAAgcaagaagaggaggaagaacgAGCCAAACAAATGAAACTGTTGGGCAAGAACAAATCTCGACCAAAACTGTCCTTCGCTTTAGGGTTGAAATGA